In Chitinophaga sp. HK235, a single window of DNA contains:
- a CDS encoding N-acetylglucosamine kinase encodes MAARTMLIADSGSTKTEWALLGNHEPGIYNTQGVSPYFQTADQIRQILEVELIPQLPANTTIDEVYFYGTGLSQQKNIQLVTDSLKAVWPQALIDVNHDLMGAARALCGRGPGIASILGTGSNSCYFDGEKIVKNNPGLGYILGDEGSGAYLGRKVLQYYLYNTFDEELMARFDLKYNTNKDEILENVYRKPLANRYLSRYSTFLSENRGHFLIENILEDGLNDFFFNHLYKYRESWTTALHFTGGIAWHFQDILKELCELYELPIGKILRTPMEGLIVYHNS; translated from the coding sequence ATGGCTGCAAGAACAATGCTGATAGCTGACAGCGGATCTACAAAAACAGAATGGGCCCTGTTGGGAAACCATGAGCCAGGGATTTACAACACCCAGGGTGTGAGCCCGTATTTTCAAACCGCAGACCAGATCCGGCAGATTCTGGAAGTGGAGCTGATACCACAGCTGCCGGCCAACACAACGATAGACGAGGTGTATTTCTATGGTACCGGTCTTTCCCAGCAGAAGAATATTCAACTGGTAACAGACAGTCTGAAGGCAGTATGGCCACAGGCACTGATAGATGTGAACCACGACCTGATGGGCGCGGCCCGCGCGTTGTGCGGCCGTGGACCAGGGATTGCCAGTATTCTGGGCACCGGGTCCAACTCCTGCTATTTCGATGGAGAAAAAATTGTTAAAAATAATCCGGGCCTGGGCTATATCCTCGGCGATGAAGGCAGTGGTGCCTACCTGGGAAGAAAGGTGCTGCAGTACTACCTGTACAACACTTTCGATGAAGAACTGATGGCCCGGTTTGACCTGAAGTATAATACCAATAAAGACGAAATACTGGAAAACGTATACAGGAAACCCCTGGCCAACCGTTACCTGTCGAGATACTCGACCTTTCTCTCAGAAAACAGAGGCCATTTCCTGATTGAAAATATCCTGGAAGACGGGCTGAATGATTTCTTCTTTAATCATCTTTACAAGTACCGGGAAAGCTGGACCACCGCCCTGCACTTTACCGGTGGCATCGCCTGGCATTTTCAGGATATCCTGAAAGAGCTGTGCGAGCTCTATGAGCTGCCTATTGGCAAAATATTACGTACGCCAATGGAAGGACTCATCGTATATCATAATAGTTAA
- a CDS encoding carboxy terminal-processing peptidase, whose translation MRLKVIIPVVLLSISAGVLAFNKLGHSEDPPGRYEVIMNLVGQMLKEGHYQPKPIDDAFSKDVFNKYVRSLDVEKKFFLKSDIDRLAPLATHIDDELKGAPVDCFRNINTLIKQRVAEAAGIYPEILSKPFDFTADEKVVLDPEKVDYPIDETARKEAWRKVLKYRTLEKLTDLQELREKAKETDSIKTKTDAQLESDARVKVKQLYDRYFERLKNRQNDNDRFNLYVNAITTTMDPHTDYFPPDEKRAFEEQMAGKFFGIGAQLKEEGDRIKVVSIVTGSPSWKQGQLKANDVIQKVAQGTSEPVDITGYPVEDAVKLIRGKKGTPVKLTVKSVDGTIKDITIVRDEIVTEETFAKSAIINGQHKIGYIYLPEFYADFNDRNGARSAEDVAKEVAKLKAEKVEGIILDLRFNGGGSLQDVVQMAGLFIPEGPIVQVRSRGGDAVVLRDRDKNVQYDGPLAIMVNEYSASASEIMAAAMQDYKRAVIIGSTQTFGKGTVQRLFNLDDFYPVKDGGSLGALKLTQQKFYRANGGSTQLKGVASDVVLPDPYYDVAERKDSDALIWDEIPRAAFTPWINPVNTEALKKSSEKRMANSPAFKLLNENLSTLKKLEKQETYSLNLQTFKSEQKSNTAALKKYDAVNDKVKELSIVNIKSDMEKLGNDSSKIARNKDWLKVRTKDIYLDEAVNVMNDLIAMSLPKMERKTNR comes from the coding sequence ATGAGACTGAAAGTGATTATCCCGGTTGTGCTCCTAAGCATCTCTGCCGGCGTGTTGGCTTTTAATAAACTGGGACATTCGGAAGATCCTCCCGGCCGTTATGAGGTCATCATGAACCTGGTAGGTCAGATGCTGAAAGAAGGGCATTACCAACCCAAACCCATCGACGATGCCTTCTCCAAGGACGTTTTCAATAAATATGTGCGTAGCCTCGATGTGGAAAAGAAATTTTTCCTGAAATCCGATATCGACAGGCTGGCCCCTCTTGCCACACATATCGATGATGAATTAAAAGGAGCACCGGTGGATTGTTTCCGCAATATCAACACCCTGATCAAACAAAGGGTGGCTGAAGCTGCTGGCATCTATCCGGAGATCCTGTCCAAACCCTTTGATTTCACAGCAGATGAAAAAGTAGTGCTGGACCCTGAGAAGGTTGACTATCCCATCGACGAGACTGCCCGTAAGGAAGCCTGGCGTAAGGTGCTGAAATACCGCACACTCGAAAAGTTGACTGATCTGCAGGAGCTTAGGGAGAAAGCCAAGGAAACAGACAGCATCAAAACCAAAACAGACGCCCAGCTGGAAAGCGATGCGCGCGTAAAGGTAAAACAGCTGTATGACCGCTATTTTGAAAGACTGAAAAACAGACAGAACGACAACGATCGTTTTAACTTATACGTGAATGCCATCACTACCACGATGGATCCGCATACCGACTACTTCCCGCCTGATGAAAAACGTGCCTTCGAAGAACAGATGGCCGGTAAATTCTTCGGCATCGGAGCCCAGCTGAAAGAAGAAGGCGACAGAATCAAAGTTGTCAGCATCGTTACAGGCAGCCCCAGCTGGAAACAAGGTCAGCTGAAAGCCAATGATGTAATCCAGAAAGTAGCTCAGGGCACCAGTGAGCCCGTAGATATCACCGGTTACCCTGTGGAAGATGCGGTAAAACTGATCCGTGGTAAAAAAGGTACCCCGGTAAAACTGACCGTGAAAAGTGTGGATGGTACCATAAAAGACATCACCATCGTGAGGGATGAAATCGTTACCGAAGAAACTTTCGCTAAATCTGCCATTATCAATGGTCAGCATAAGATCGGTTATATCTACCTGCCGGAGTTTTACGCCGACTTCAACGACCGTAACGGTGCCCGCAGCGCCGAAGACGTTGCTAAAGAAGTCGCCAAACTCAAAGCAGAAAAAGTAGAAGGTATCATCCTCGACCTCCGTTTTAATGGCGGTGGTTCCCTGCAGGACGTAGTACAGATGGCCGGCCTGTTTATTCCGGAAGGTCCTATCGTACAGGTACGCTCCAGAGGCGGCGATGCCGTAGTACTGCGCGACCGTGATAAAAACGTACAATATGATGGCCCGCTGGCTATTATGGTGAACGAATACAGTGCCTCTGCTTCCGAAATCATGGCTGCCGCCATGCAGGACTACAAACGCGCTGTTATCATCGGTAGCACACAAACCTTCGGTAAAGGCACCGTACAACGTCTCTTCAACCTGGACGATTTCTATCCGGTGAAAGACGGTGGCAGCCTCGGCGCCCTGAAACTCACCCAGCAGAAATTCTACCGCGCCAATGGCGGTTCTACCCAGCTGAAAGGAGTTGCCTCCGATGTAGTGCTTCCGGATCCATACTATGATGTAGCTGAACGCAAAGACAGCGATGCACTGATATGGGACGAAATACCCCGCGCTGCCTTCACGCCGTGGATCAACCCTGTGAATACAGAAGCCCTGAAAAAGAGCAGCGAAAAAAGAATGGCCAACAGCCCAGCTTTCAAACTGCTCAACGAGAACCTCAGCACACTGAAAAAACTCGAAAAACAGGAAACTTATTCACTCAATCTGCAGACCTTTAAATCTGAGCAGAAATCCAATACGGCCGCCCTTAAAAAGTACGACGCAGTAAACGATAAAGTGAAAGAACTCAGCATCGTCAACATTAAGTCAGATATGGAGAAACTGGGCAACGATTCTTCCAAGATCGCCCGCAACAAAGACTGGCTGAAGGTAAGAACCAAAGATATTTACCTCGACGAAGCAGTAAATGTGATGAATGATCTGATTGCTATGTCGCTGCCTAAGATGGAACGCAAAACGAACCGCTGA
- a CDS encoding MFS transporter, translating to MDNTATPRNDPYASLRFKEFNYYLVIRFALVFALAMQFAIIEWKVYALSHDPFSLGLIGLSEVIPAVLLAPFAGHLVDRREKRGILLKSITAYIFISIGLFLLTWDRAVTGISTQWVLNMIYLLVFVGGIVRAFVSPSNFSLLSLLVPRALYANASTWSSSAWQIGGVLGPALGGLCIYWFGVHWSMLLVVGIFLAPLYSLIQIKPKPIHYQEKGETFFQGLTSGMRFVWNTKVVLGAMALDMFAVLFGGAVAMLPAYATDILHAGSFGYGLLRSAPAIGALVTMFILAHRPLVHKPGIKLLAAVFGFGLCIIIFGLSRNFFLSMAALLISGSLDGISVIIRQTILQLKTPDDMRGRVASVSSMFVGSSNELGAFESGFMARQLGLVTSVVFGGCVTLGVVVTTYIISPAMRKLDLKP from the coding sequence TTGGACAATACGGCTACTCCCAGAAACGACCCATACGCTTCGCTACGATTCAAAGAATTCAACTACTATCTGGTCATCCGCTTTGCTTTAGTATTTGCGCTGGCCATGCAGTTTGCCATTATAGAGTGGAAAGTGTATGCTTTATCACATGACCCTTTTTCATTAGGGCTTATTGGTTTGTCTGAAGTAATCCCAGCCGTACTGCTGGCTCCTTTTGCGGGACATCTGGTAGACAGACGGGAGAAAAGGGGTATTCTGCTGAAATCCATAACAGCTTATATTTTCATCAGCATCGGGCTCTTCCTCCTTACCTGGGACCGTGCGGTGACGGGTATCTCCACACAATGGGTGCTGAACATGATCTATCTGCTGGTTTTCGTGGGTGGCATTGTCCGCGCTTTTGTAAGTCCATCCAACTTTTCCCTGTTATCCTTACTGGTACCCCGGGCATTGTATGCCAATGCCTCTACCTGGAGCAGCTCTGCCTGGCAGATAGGTGGCGTGCTGGGGCCTGCATTGGGAGGACTATGCATTTACTGGTTTGGCGTACATTGGTCTATGCTGCTGGTAGTCGGCATTTTCCTGGCTCCGCTTTACAGCCTCATACAGATAAAACCCAAACCCATTCACTATCAGGAAAAAGGGGAAACGTTTTTCCAGGGGCTGACCAGCGGGATGCGTTTTGTATGGAATACCAAGGTAGTGCTGGGAGCGATGGCACTGGATATGTTTGCGGTATTGTTTGGCGGGGCTGTGGCCATGTTGCCGGCCTATGCCACGGATATTCTGCATGCGGGCTCTTTTGGTTATGGCCTGCTGCGTTCTGCACCGGCTATCGGCGCACTGGTAACGATGTTTATCCTGGCACACCGGCCGCTGGTTCACAAACCGGGTATTAAGCTACTGGCAGCAGTGTTTGGCTTCGGGCTGTGCATCATTATTTTCGGCTTGTCCCGCAACTTTTTCCTGTCGATGGCCGCCTTATTGATAAGCGGTTCACTGGACGGGATCAGTGTGATCATCCGCCAGACCATCCTGCAGTTAAAAACACCAGATGATATGCGGGGCCGTGTAGCTTCCGTAAGTTCCATGTTTGTGGGCTCATCCAATGAGCTGGGCGCTTTTGAAAGTGGCTTTATGGCCAGACAACTGGGGCTGGTCACGTCCGTGGTATTTGGTGGTTGTGTGACACTGGGAGTGGTGGTCACCACTTACATTATCAGCCCGGCCATGCGTAAACTGGATCTGAAACCCTGA
- a CDS encoding sorbosone dehydrogenase family protein: protein MKIQGLLCGMLFPLLFAQTTLAGEPDETAGQPARKARLVLITDKFISPVNMAVPRDGTGRLFFCQKEGKVWIVNKDGTQQSQPFLDVSADMVKVNPAYDERGLLGMAFHPDFKKNRKFYVYYSAPVLNPVKKVLDHKSQLVEFTASATNPNMADPASKRVLMEIDQPESNHNGGQLAFGPDGYLYIGLGDGGGGGDKHGTIGNAQNLGTVLGKILRIDVNATPYKVPADNPFVKNEGAKPEIWAYGLRNPWRFSFDRSTGRIFAGDVGQNKYEEVDIITKGGNYGWRIMEGYHDFNVPADADKNKLVAPIHEYDHDLGISITGGYVYRGNAIPSLKGLYVFGDYNGKTFVLVPKGNKWERAELQLSSRPADNPFILSWGEDEQGELYMLTSSSTKNGFKGAVYKLVKE, encoded by the coding sequence ATGAAAATACAAGGGTTGTTATGTGGGATGTTGTTCCCGCTTTTATTTGCCCAAACTACCTTGGCCGGCGAACCTGATGAAACTGCCGGTCAGCCTGCCCGGAAAGCCAGGCTGGTACTGATAACAGACAAATTCATTTCCCCTGTCAATATGGCTGTGCCCCGTGATGGTACCGGCCGGCTGTTTTTCTGCCAGAAAGAAGGTAAGGTCTGGATTGTTAATAAAGATGGCACTCAGCAGTCCCAGCCCTTCCTGGATGTGAGCGCCGATATGGTGAAGGTAAATCCGGCCTATGATGAAAGAGGCCTGCTGGGCATGGCTTTCCATCCTGATTTTAAAAAGAACCGCAAATTTTATGTCTATTATAGTGCACCCGTACTCAACCCGGTAAAAAAAGTGCTGGACCACAAAAGCCAGCTGGTGGAATTTACCGCCTCTGCCACGAATCCGAATATGGCAGATCCGGCTTCCAAAAGGGTGCTGATGGAAATAGACCAGCCCGAATCCAATCATAACGGGGGCCAGCTGGCCTTCGGTCCCGATGGGTACTTGTATATAGGCCTCGGAGATGGCGGTGGTGGAGGTGACAAACACGGTACCATTGGCAACGCACAGAACCTGGGCACCGTGCTGGGCAAAATTCTCCGGATTGATGTTAACGCAACTCCCTATAAAGTGCCGGCAGACAACCCTTTCGTGAAAAATGAAGGGGCAAAGCCTGAAATATGGGCCTATGGCTTGCGTAACCCCTGGCGTTTTTCCTTCGACCGGAGCACTGGCAGGATCTTCGCCGGTGATGTAGGACAAAACAAATATGAGGAAGTAGATATCATCACCAAAGGAGGAAATTATGGCTGGCGTATCATGGAAGGTTATCATGATTTCAACGTGCCGGCTGATGCAGATAAGAACAAACTGGTGGCTCCCATACACGAATATGACCACGATCTGGGGATCAGTATCACCGGTGGTTATGTGTACCGGGGCAATGCCATTCCTTCCCTGAAAGGACTGTACGTATTCGGTGACTATAACGGTAAAACGTTTGTGCTGGTACCTAAAGGCAATAAATGGGAACGCGCAGAACTGCAGCTATCCAGCCGTCCCGCGGATAACCCCTTCATTCTCAGTTGGGGAGAAGACGAACAGGGTGAACTGTATATGCTCACCAGCAGCTCCACCAAAAACGGTTTCAAAGGAGCCGTTTATAAGCTGGTAAAGGAATAG
- the murQ gene encoding N-acetylmuramic acid 6-phosphate etherase yields the protein MAFEKVTEQTSHYRHLEKMSLTELLTNINKEDRSVPLAVEKSIPQIEKLATAIADKMLAGGRLFYIGAGTSGRLGIVDASECPPTFGVPQGLVIGLIAGGDSAIRRAVEFAEDDREQGWKDLQEFDISDKDVVVGIAASGTTPYVIGALDKCRSNGIITGSISCNPGSPVSASADFPVEVVVGPEFVTGSTRMKSGTAQKLVLNMISTSVMIQLGRVEDNKMVNMQLSNEKLVDRGVKMLMEKLSITDYEQAHQLLLKAGSVKKAVDDFAKA from the coding sequence ATGGCATTTGAAAAAGTAACTGAACAGACTTCTCATTATCGTCATCTCGAAAAGATGAGCCTGACGGAATTGTTGACCAACATCAATAAAGAAGATCGCTCAGTTCCCTTAGCAGTGGAAAAATCTATTCCTCAGATTGAAAAACTCGCAACAGCAATAGCAGATAAAATGCTGGCAGGAGGACGTTTGTTTTATATCGGCGCCGGTACCAGCGGCCGATTAGGTATTGTAGACGCCTCTGAATGCCCGCCGACTTTTGGTGTGCCACAAGGCCTGGTAATTGGCCTGATCGCTGGTGGCGACAGTGCTATCCGCAGGGCAGTGGAATTTGCGGAAGATGACCGCGAACAAGGCTGGAAAGACCTGCAGGAGTTTGATATTTCGGATAAAGATGTGGTGGTAGGTATCGCTGCCAGCGGCACTACACCTTATGTTATCGGTGCATTGGATAAATGCCGCAGCAACGGTATCATTACCGGCAGCATCAGCTGTAATCCTGGTTCACCGGTGTCTGCATCTGCCGATTTCCCGGTAGAAGTAGTGGTAGGGCCTGAATTCGTTACCGGTAGCACCCGCATGAAAAGCGGCACTGCACAGAAGCTGGTGCTCAACATGATCTCTACTTCCGTGATGATCCAGCTCGGCAGAGTGGAAGATAACAAAATGGTAAACATGCAGCTGAGTAATGAAAAACTGGTGGACAGAGGCGTGAAAATGCTGATGGAGAAACTATCTATCACTGATTACGAACAGGCACATCAGCTGTTGCTGAAAGCCGGCAGCGTGAAAAAGGCAGTTGACGATTTTGCCAAAGCCTGA
- a CDS encoding S41 family peptidase: MSNRKLNVFLPLLFAVVLAIGMFLGHKMPGSNTGGTTVFFTKPSKGPLQEVMDLIKTKYVDTLDADKVQQEAIEGLLSHLDPHSIYIPPSQLQQVNEDLEGNFEGIGVEFNITADTINVVSVLSGGPSEAAGLQTGDKFLRINDTLVAGNGITPERVRKLLRGPAGSVVNTVLLRQQKKIQVPIKRGLIPLYSIDASYMAAPGVGYIKINKFAATTFDEFMQAMRKLEKQGMQKLIIDVRQNPGGFMDAAVRIADELLPDNRLILYTQGKAYPRTDYKTKRPGMFETGSLAILTDEGSASASEILAGAIQDWDRGTIIGRRTFGKGLVQEQYDLDNGGALRLTVARYYIPSGRSIQKPYGDGTSYDDDILERYHHGELVNKDSIKITDTVPYKTNSGRRVYGGGGITPDIFVPFDTSRFSPALTAIYTRNALGNFAYQYYTSNKETFKRYKDAEDFTKNFHTTPELFSEFKTFAQKDSVPGLNHLSTHDEEEIKTRLKAVLARQLYRTEGFYETINANDPVIKKALETLEHNNKR, encoded by the coding sequence ATGTCAAACAGGAAGCTGAATGTTTTCTTACCTCTTCTCTTTGCAGTAGTGCTGGCCATCGGAATGTTCCTCGGCCATAAAATGCCCGGTTCCAACACCGGTGGCACCACGGTCTTCTTTACCAAGCCCAGCAAAGGCCCTCTGCAGGAGGTAATGGATCTTATTAAAACTAAATATGTAGATACACTCGATGCCGATAAAGTACAACAGGAAGCCATAGAAGGCCTGCTGTCTCATCTGGACCCGCACTCCATCTATATTCCGCCTTCCCAGTTGCAACAGGTTAATGAAGACCTGGAAGGCAACTTTGAAGGTATCGGTGTAGAATTTAATATCACAGCGGATACTATCAATGTCGTATCTGTACTCAGCGGTGGTCCGTCTGAAGCAGCCGGTCTACAAACCGGTGACAAGTTCCTCCGGATAAACGATACACTCGTTGCAGGCAACGGCATCACCCCCGAAAGAGTACGCAAACTGCTGCGTGGTCCGGCCGGCTCTGTTGTCAATACCGTGCTGTTACGTCAGCAGAAAAAAATACAGGTGCCTATTAAAAGGGGTCTTATCCCCCTGTACAGCATCGATGCCAGCTATATGGCCGCCCCTGGTGTAGGTTATATCAAGATCAACAAATTTGCAGCCACCACCTTTGATGAGTTTATGCAGGCCATGCGTAAGCTGGAAAAACAAGGCATGCAAAAACTCATTATCGATGTACGCCAGAACCCAGGCGGATTTATGGACGCTGCCGTACGCATCGCCGACGAGCTGCTGCCCGACAACCGCCTCATTCTCTACACACAAGGAAAAGCCTATCCCCGCACCGACTATAAAACCAAACGTCCGGGTATGTTTGAAACCGGCTCACTGGCCATCCTCACTGATGAAGGCTCCGCTTCCGCCAGTGAAATCCTCGCCGGCGCCATCCAGGACTGGGACCGCGGCACCATCATCGGACGCCGTACCTTCGGTAAAGGGCTGGTGCAGGAACAATACGACCTCGACAACGGCGGTGCCCTACGTCTCACCGTAGCCCGTTACTACATCCCTTCCGGCAGAAGCATCCAGAAACCTTACGGTGATGGCACCTCCTACGATGATGATATCCTGGAACGCTACCATCATGGCGAACTGGTCAATAAAGACAGTATCAAAATAACTGATACCGTTCCATATAAAACCAACTCCGGCCGCCGCGTATACGGAGGCGGTGGTATCACACCTGATATCTTCGTACCGTTTGATACTTCCCGTTTCTCACCGGCACTAACGGCGATCTATACACGTAATGCACTGGGCAACTTCGCCTACCAGTATTACACCAGCAACAAAGAAACCTTCAAACGCTACAAGGATGCGGAAGACTTCACCAAAAACTTCCACACCACTCCTGAGCTGTTCAGTGAATTCAAAACCTTCGCCCAGAAAGATAGTGTTCCCGGCCTCAACCACCTGAGCACCCATGACGAAGAGGAAATCAAAACAAGATTGAAAGCCGTACTGGCCCGTCAGCTGTACCGTACAGAAGGTTTCTATGAGACTATCAATGCAAATGATCCGGTGATTAAGAAGGCTCTTGAGACATTGGAACACAATAACAAACGTTGA
- a CDS encoding YkgJ family cysteine cluster protein, whose translation MSKILEDWEQKAKDKQKANKQFLQKLQTRRGKGVEKLLPDLHEEAFTHVDCMDCARCCKSISPRFKAPDIKRISKYMGMKEGAFIDTYLRIDKDEDYVVKSSPCPFLGDDNACSIYDVRPGDCANYPYTDSYDFFKRPNITYENSMVCPAVYYVLEKLKDKMDL comes from the coding sequence ATGAGCAAGATATTAGAAGACTGGGAACAGAAGGCCAAAGACAAACAGAAGGCCAACAAACAATTTCTGCAGAAGTTGCAGACGCGCCGTGGGAAAGGAGTGGAGAAGCTGCTGCCCGACCTTCATGAAGAAGCATTCACCCATGTAGATTGTATGGACTGTGCCCGCTGCTGCAAATCCATCAGTCCACGCTTTAAAGCACCCGATATCAAACGTATCTCCAAGTATATGGGTATGAAGGAAGGCGCCTTCATTGATACCTACCTGCGGATAGACAAAGACGAAGATTATGTGGTAAAGTCAAGCCCATGCCCGTTTCTGGGAGACGACAATGCCTGCAGCATCTACGATGTGCGTCCCGGCGACTGCGCCAACTACCCGTATACAGACAGCTACGACTTCTTCAAACGTCCTAATATCACCTACGAAAACAGTATGGTCTGCCCTGCAGTGTACTATGTACTGGAAAAGTTGAAGGATAAGATGGATTTGTAA